CAACTTTGATATGTACTCCAATTCAGGAAAATACTCTTTTCAGACGAGAGTGGCATCAGTGGGAAGCGTAAGCGAAAGTGCCCTCAGGGATGGCCGGTGGCACAGCATTGTTGAAATAGACTACGAAGTTACGTTTGCCAATCCACTACATATTTCCGACTCTGGTACTGCTCATGTCGGCTGGGTTTGGATGATAAAAGTTGGCTGATAAGGTTTGAAATGTGTTTAGAGATTTTTCCCTTTCTATTTTTGGGGTAGACCGCCTAAAAGAGGAGTAGGAATAACACTGATTACTCCTGTTCTAACTTTATACAGCCACATTTTCTTCCTGAACCAAAAGCTTAAACTATAGTAAGTGCTATTTTAGAATGGTGGTTTTATGAGAGAGGCTATGTACTGGGAGCCCTTAGAGGGCAACAGGGTGAGATGTTACTTATGCCCCTTGAACTGTCTTATAGATGAAGGGCAAAGGGGTTCCTGCAGGGTTAGGAAGAACATTGGCGGTAAGCTTTACACCCTTAATTATGGGAAGGTATCCTCTATGGCTGCCGATCCGATTGAAAAGAAGCCGCTCTTCCACTTCTATCCCGGCTCTTGTGCATTCTCTATAGGCACAGTTGGGTGTAACATGCACTGCATCCACTGCCAGAACTGGGAGATAAGCCAAGCTGATGAGACTTTCCCCTACTTGGAGGATGCCACTTCAGAGGCTGTAGTGAGATTGGCCAAGCATTACGGATGCAAGAGCATAGCTTACACGTACAACGAGCCGACGATATGGTATGAATTCGTTCTCGAAACTTCAAAGCTCGCCAAAAGAGAAGGCCTCAAGAACATTCTCGTGACGAACGGCTACATAAACGAGGAACCCTTTAGGGAGTTAGCCCCCTACATTGATGCAATGAACATAGACATAAAGGCATTCAAAGATGAGTTTTACAGAAAGATCTCGAAGGTGCCAAGTTTGGAGCCGAGCAAGAGGACTGCTGTTATGGCCAAGAAGGAGTTTGGGATTCACGTTGAGCTTACATACCTCATAATACCAACGCTAAATGACAGCGAAGATGAGATAAGAGCTTTTGCGAGATGGGTGGTTGGGGAGCTTGGTGATGATACACCGGTGCACTTCTCACGCTTTTTCCCCCATTATAAGCTTCTCACGTTGCCTCCAACGCCGGTTGAGACCATTGAAAAGGCCTATCGCATAGCTAGAGCGGAAGGGTTGAAGTTCGTCTACATTGGTAATGTCCCGGGCCATGAGGGGGAAAACACCTACTGCCCAAAGTGTGGAAAACCTTTAATAGTCAGGTGGGGCTTTACGATAGAGGAGTACCACATAAAGGATGGAAAGTGTGAATACTGTGGTGAGCCAATACCGATAATTGGCGAATATAAGAAAAGACATTACGGAGGAATGTGGTGGTAATATGGCAACAATGAGGGTTAGATTCTATATAGAGGCGCTCTCAAACCATAAGAAAGCTTTGGAAAGGGCCGTTGAGGAAATCATAACGTCCCTAAAGAATGAGACCAACGTAAAGGTTGAGAACATAAGAGCCGAGGATGTCCTTGAAAACCCTGAAGAGGAGATGCTCAAATACTCAAGCATGGTTGAGGCTGAGCTGGAGGGTTCTTTTGAAGAAATAGTGAAAGCCACCATGAAGTATGCCCCCGCAATAGTTGAGGTAATATCCCCGGCT
The Thermococcus sp. 2319x1 DNA segment above includes these coding regions:
- the amrS gene encoding AmmeMemoRadiSam system radical SAM enzyme — its product is MREAMYWEPLEGNRVRCYLCPLNCLIDEGQRGSCRVRKNIGGKLYTLNYGKVSSMAADPIEKKPLFHFYPGSCAFSIGTVGCNMHCIHCQNWEISQADETFPYLEDATSEAVVRLAKHYGCKSIAYTYNEPTIWYEFVLETSKLAKREGLKNILVTNGYINEEPFRELAPYIDAMNIDIKAFKDEFYRKISKVPSLEPSKRTAVMAKKEFGIHVELTYLIIPTLNDSEDEIRAFARWVVGELGDDTPVHFSRFFPHYKLLTLPPTPVETIEKAYRIARAEGLKFVYIGNVPGHEGENTYCPKCGKPLIVRWGFTIEEYHIKDGKCEYCGEPIPIIGEYKKRHYGGMWW